The Macaca fascicularis isolate 582-1 chromosome 11, T2T-MFA8v1.1 genome includes a region encoding these proteins:
- the KLRF2 gene encoding killer cell lectin-like receptor subfamily F member 2, giving the protein MENEDGYMMLNFKNRKSKQKSKDFSLYPQYYCLLLIFGCIGILIFIMTVIGLKFWHKKMDFSQNVNISSLSGHNYLCPNDWLLNQGKCYWFSTSFKTWKESQRDCTELQAHLLVIQNVDELEFIQNSLKPGHFGWIGLYVTFRGNLWMWIDEHFLVPELFSVIGPTDDRSCAVITGKWVYSEDCSSTFKGICQRDAILTRNRTSVV; this is encoded by the exons ATGGAGAATGAAGATGGGTATATGATGTTGAATTTCAAGAATCGTAAATCGAAGCAGAAATCTAAAG ATTTCTCCCTATATCCACAATATTATTGTCTTCTGCTCATATTTGGATGCATTGGGATCCTTATTTTCATTATGACAGTGATTGGCCTGAAGTTCTGGC ATAAAAAAATGGATTTCTCCCAGAATGTAAATATCAGCAGTCTATCAG GACACAATTATTTGTGCCCAAATGACTGGTTGTTGAACCAAGGGAAATGTTACTGGTTTTCAACTTCTTTTAAAACGTGGAAAGAGAGTCAACGTGATTGTACAGAGCTACAGGCACATTTACTGGTGATTCAAAATGTGGATGAGCTG GAGTTCATACAGAACAGTTTAAAACCTGGACATTTTGGTTGGATTGGACTATATGTTACATTCCGAGGAAACCTATGGATGTGGATAGATGAACACTTTTTAGTTCCAGAATT GTTTTCGGTGATTGGACCAACTGATGACAGGAGCTGTGCCGTTATCACAGGGAAGTGGGTGTATTCTGAAGACTGTAGTTCCACATTTAAGGGAATTTGCCAGAGAGATGCGATCTTGACGCGCAATAGAACCAGTGTTGTGTAA